A genomic stretch from Falco naumanni isolate bFalNau1 chromosome 8, bFalNau1.pat, whole genome shotgun sequence includes:
- the MLPH gene encoding melanophilin isoform X2 produces the protein MGRKLDLSKLTDEEAKHVWEVVQRDFDLRKKEEERLEELKCKINQESSKREFLTNQSHLNETHCVHCLQPFKFLLNSKRQCLDCSFYICKNCSRYNKKEQGWVCDPCRLSRIVKIGSLEWYYEHVRSRFKRFGSAKVLQSLYGRLQPGQGVNSTFLGLHDRVYSLPDINSECQLLTSGDIGDNSDDEDNVLRGAEAECYSRMCKTKRLLSVHPFDFELDSEYSAQSRRQSVQLSPAASSPDAFQSFPDFPNSAEDASQKESRIADADLVFHHVLQEQGRGVSPPEQHFSTEVRLTVNSRRRSLERNTKAGSPWNEQPQSRYSADMDTSDEDVKGAQFPAYPPHHMKRRNRASSQENISHSGNQIHELNKRMSAIERMLNRLEEKILVRSDESPAADSQLDPDAEEEELKRKLEELARNISDKEVSSEEEEREEKKRAKKPEISSSSDDVARDAQKRSSAQALSEITAKVLRAINATEKAVCESLHGETQCNDSCALLAGQLPSLRDGREVAEVYRELEENVYLTAGKTYRLEKTLKELEEGAQHSGTTDSELSELEDKVASAAVQVQQAESEISDIESRIAALSAAGLTVKSMEKAKKKSIGQAACLHSPDPTSSSPGESSDDIKGMPGLQGFRRKFNSPLEITSLDDSFDRNSVYRGSLTQRNPNGKNRRVERLFAKPVMTHLS, from the exons ATGGGGAGGAAGCTGGACCTCTCCAAGCTAACCGATGAAGAGGCCAAGCATGTTTGGGAAGTCGTTCAACGGGACTTTGATCTGCggaaaaaagaggaggaacGGCTGGA GGAGCTGAAATGTAAGATCAATCAGGAGAGCAGCAAGAGAGAGTTCCTGACGAATCAGTCCCACCTCAACGAAACCCACTGCGTCCACTGCCTCCAGCCCTTCAAGTTCCTGCTGAACAGCAAGCGGCAGTGCCTGGACTGCAGCTTCTACATCTGCAAGAACTGCAGCCGCTACAACAAGAAGGAGCAAGGCTGGGTCTGCGATCCCTGCCGCCTCTCCAG GATTGTGAAGATCGGTTCCCTGGAGTGGTACTACGAGCACGTGCGATCCCGTTTCAAGAGGTTTGGAAGTGCCAAGGTGCTGCAGTCCCTGTAcggcaggctgcagccagggcagggggtgaaCTCCACATTTCTAG gTCTTCATGACAGAGTTTACAGCCTGCCAGACATTAACA GTGAATGCCAGCTCCTCACCAGTGGTGACATTGGGGACAACAGTGATGACGAAGACAATGTCCTTCGTGGAGCTGAAGCAGAGTGCTACAGCAGA ATGTGCAAGACAAAGCGCCTGCTGTCTGTCCATCCCTTTGATTTTGAACTGGACTCGGAGTACTCTGCTCAGTCTCGCCGCCAGTCTGTGCAGCTctctccagcagccagcagcccgGATGCTTTCCAG TCCTTCCCAGATTTCCCCAACTCAGCTGAAGATGCCTCCCAGAAGGAGTCCAGGATCGCGGATGCAGATCTGGTCTTCCACCACGTCTTGCAGGAGCAGGGACGGGGCGTGAGCCCGCCGGAGCAGCACTTCAGCACAGAGGTTCGGCTCACCGTCAATTCACGGAGAAGGAGcctggaaagaaacacaaaagctg GCAGCCCCTGGAACGAGCAGCCCCAGTCCCGGTACTCTGCAGATATGGACACCTCTGATGAGGATGTGAAGGGAGCCCAGTTCCCTGCCTACCCACCCCATCACATGAAACGCCGGAACAGAGCCTCCTCCCAGGAGAACATCAGTCACTCTGGGAATCAG ATTCATGAGCTCAACAAACGCATGTCTGCAATTGAACGCATGCTGAACCgtttggaggaaaaaatcctgGTGCGCTCTGACGAG TCTCCAGCTGCAGACTCCCAACTTGATCCTGATgccgaggaggaggagctgaAGAGGAAGCTGGAGGAGTTAGCGAGGAACATCAGTGACAAAGAAGTCTCTTCTGAAGAAGAAGAGCgtgaagaaaagaagagagcaAAGAAACCAGAGATTAGTTCCTCCAGTGATGACGTGGCCAGAGATGCTCAAAAG AGGTCATCGGCTCAGGCTTTGAGCGAAATCACGGCCAAAGTGCTGAGAGCCATAAATGCCACGGAGAAAGCAGTATGTGAGTCGTTGCACGGAGAAACCCAGTGCAATGATAGCTGTGCCCTCCTCGCggggcagcttcccagcctgcGAGACGGCAGAGAGGTGGCCGAAGTGTACCGTGAGCTTGAAGAAAAC GTGTACCTGACTGCTGGGAAGACCTACCGGCTTGAGAAGACCCTGAAGGAACTTGAGGAAGGGGCTCAGCACAGCGGCACTACCGACTCAGAGCTGTCGGAGCTGGAGGACAAAGTGGCTTCAGCAGCCGTGCAggtgcagcaggcagagagcgAG ATATCGGATATCGAATCTCGAATTGCTGCTCTGTCCGCTGCAGGGCTGAcagtgaagtcaatggaaaagGCGAAGAAGAAGTCCATCGGTCAG GCTGCCTGCCTCCACTCTCCCgaccccaccagcagcagtcCTGGGGAGTCTTCAGATGACATTAAA GGGATGCCCGGACTGCAGGGGTTCAGGAGGAAGTTCAACAGTCCCCTCGAAA
- the MLPH gene encoding melanophilin isoform X1, protein MGRKLDLSKLTDEEAKHVWEVVQRDFDLRKKEEERLEELKCKINQESSKREFLTNQSHLNETHCVHCLQPFKFLLNSKRQCLDCSFYICKNCSRYNKKEQGWVCDPCRLSRIVKIGSLEWYYEHVRSRFKRFGSAKVLQSLYGRLQPGQGVNSTFLGLHDRVYSLPDINSECQLLTSGDIGDNSDDEDNVLRGAEAECYSRMCKTKRLLSVHPFDFELDSEYSAQSRRQSVQLSPAASSPDAFQSFPDFPNSAEDASQKESRIADADLVFHHVLQEQGRGVSPPEQHFSTEVRLTVNSRRRSLERNTKAGSPWNEQPQSRYSADMDTSDEDVKGAQFPAYPPHHMKRRNRASSQENISHSGNQIHELNKRMSAIERMLNRLEEKILVRSDESPAADSQLDPDAEEEELKRKLEELARNISDKEVSSEEEEREEKKRAKKPEISSSSDDVARDAQKVYLTAGKTYRLEKTLKELEEGAQHSGTTDSELSELEDKVASAAVQVQQAESEISDIESRIAALSAAGLTVKSMEKAKKKSIGQAACLHSPDPTSSSPGESSDDIKGMPGLQGFRRKFNSPLEITSLDDSFDRNSVYRGSLTQRNPNGKNRRVERLFAKPVMTHLS, encoded by the exons ATGGGGAGGAAGCTGGACCTCTCCAAGCTAACCGATGAAGAGGCCAAGCATGTTTGGGAAGTCGTTCAACGGGACTTTGATCTGCggaaaaaagaggaggaacGGCTGGA GGAGCTGAAATGTAAGATCAATCAGGAGAGCAGCAAGAGAGAGTTCCTGACGAATCAGTCCCACCTCAACGAAACCCACTGCGTCCACTGCCTCCAGCCCTTCAAGTTCCTGCTGAACAGCAAGCGGCAGTGCCTGGACTGCAGCTTCTACATCTGCAAGAACTGCAGCCGCTACAACAAGAAGGAGCAAGGCTGGGTCTGCGATCCCTGCCGCCTCTCCAG GATTGTGAAGATCGGTTCCCTGGAGTGGTACTACGAGCACGTGCGATCCCGTTTCAAGAGGTTTGGAAGTGCCAAGGTGCTGCAGTCCCTGTAcggcaggctgcagccagggcagggggtgaaCTCCACATTTCTAG gTCTTCATGACAGAGTTTACAGCCTGCCAGACATTAACA GTGAATGCCAGCTCCTCACCAGTGGTGACATTGGGGACAACAGTGATGACGAAGACAATGTCCTTCGTGGAGCTGAAGCAGAGTGCTACAGCAGA ATGTGCAAGACAAAGCGCCTGCTGTCTGTCCATCCCTTTGATTTTGAACTGGACTCGGAGTACTCTGCTCAGTCTCGCCGCCAGTCTGTGCAGCTctctccagcagccagcagcccgGATGCTTTCCAG TCCTTCCCAGATTTCCCCAACTCAGCTGAAGATGCCTCCCAGAAGGAGTCCAGGATCGCGGATGCAGATCTGGTCTTCCACCACGTCTTGCAGGAGCAGGGACGGGGCGTGAGCCCGCCGGAGCAGCACTTCAGCACAGAGGTTCGGCTCACCGTCAATTCACGGAGAAGGAGcctggaaagaaacacaaaagctg GCAGCCCCTGGAACGAGCAGCCCCAGTCCCGGTACTCTGCAGATATGGACACCTCTGATGAGGATGTGAAGGGAGCCCAGTTCCCTGCCTACCCACCCCATCACATGAAACGCCGGAACAGAGCCTCCTCCCAGGAGAACATCAGTCACTCTGGGAATCAG ATTCATGAGCTCAACAAACGCATGTCTGCAATTGAACGCATGCTGAACCgtttggaggaaaaaatcctgGTGCGCTCTGACGAG TCTCCAGCTGCAGACTCCCAACTTGATCCTGATgccgaggaggaggagctgaAGAGGAAGCTGGAGGAGTTAGCGAGGAACATCAGTGACAAAGAAGTCTCTTCTGAAGAAGAAGAGCgtgaagaaaagaagagagcaAAGAAACCAGAGATTAGTTCCTCCAGTGATGACGTGGCCAGAGATGCTCAAAAG GTGTACCTGACTGCTGGGAAGACCTACCGGCTTGAGAAGACCCTGAAGGAACTTGAGGAAGGGGCTCAGCACAGCGGCACTACCGACTCAGAGCTGTCGGAGCTGGAGGACAAAGTGGCTTCAGCAGCCGTGCAggtgcagcaggcagagagcgAG ATATCGGATATCGAATCTCGAATTGCTGCTCTGTCCGCTGCAGGGCTGAcagtgaagtcaatggaaaagGCGAAGAAGAAGTCCATCGGTCAG GCTGCCTGCCTCCACTCTCCCgaccccaccagcagcagtcCTGGGGAGTCTTCAGATGACATTAAA GGGATGCCCGGACTGCAGGGGTTCAGGAGGAAGTTCAACAGTCCCCTCGAAA